Proteins encoded together in one Lysinibacillus sp. FSL K6-0232 window:
- a CDS encoding Na(+)/H(+) antiporter subunit B: MKINDVILRTVTKAVVFIILTLGIYLFFAGHHAPGGGFIGGLVLASGIVLLYLAYDIETVHKGMPFDFKKVAALGVLLATGTAVGSLFFDVPFLTQTYTYINVPIFGKMGFSTVTIFEAGVALTVVGVVVTIILSISEDE, from the coding sequence ATGAAAATTAATGATGTGATATTACGGACGGTTACAAAGGCTGTAGTATTTATTATTCTAACGCTTGGTATATATTTGTTCTTTGCGGGACACCATGCTCCAGGTGGCGGCTTTATAGGTGGACTTGTACTAGCTTCCGGCATTGTCTTGCTTTATCTTGCCTATGATATTGAAACAGTGCATAAAGGAATGCCATTCGATTTTAAAAAGGTCGCTGCTTTAGGTGTTTTGCTTGCTACAGGAACTGCGGTAGGATCATTGTTTTTCGATGTACCTTTTTTAACACAGACATATACGTATATAAATGTACCTATATTTGGAAAGATGGGCTTTTCAACGGTAACTATTTTTGAAGCGGGTGTAGCTTTAACCGTTGTTGGTGTTGTTGTGACAATTATTTTAAGTATAAGTGAGGATGAGTAG
- a CDS encoding Na(+)/H(+) antiporter subunit C: protein MESLILVLVGILVAVATYLILSKQLLRVILGTAVLSHAAHLLILTMGGLKKGNVPLLGESEGPYTDALPQALILTAIVISFAVTAFVLVLGYRAYKTNGSGNFDELRGTPDE, encoded by the coding sequence ATGGAATCTTTAATACTGGTTTTAGTAGGTATATTAGTAGCTGTTGCGACGTACTTAATCCTCTCGAAACAGTTATTGCGTGTTATCTTGGGAACTGCTGTATTATCACATGCCGCCCATTTACTTATATTAACAATGGGAGGTCTTAAAAAAGGGAATGTACCTTTATTAGGGGAATCAGAAGGTCCTTATACGGATGCATTGCCACAAGCATTAATTTTAACAGCCATTGTTATTAGCTTTGCTGTTACAGCATTTGTTCTCGTTTTAGGTTATCGAGCGTACAAAACAAATGGTTCAGGGAATTTTGATGAATTGAGAGGTACGCCAGATGAGTAA
- a CDS encoding Na+/H+ antiporter subunit D: protein MSNIIVLPLIVPVITAILLVFLKEHVFLQRIISLLTLSFIVVISIILLLEVQAQGVMRIDFSGWIPPFGISFVADSFAVLLVLVANLVAVICLLYAIFTMELAYEKMYFYPLTLLMVAGVNGSFLTGDIFNLFVCFEVMLLASYGLISLGGEKIQLREALKYVLINIVASWIFLVALAFLYGTVGTLNMAHISLRVMEAGVNPLITTVALIFLIVFSLKAGLLLFFWLPGSYSVPPTAVAALFAALLTKVGIYALVRSFTLLFPNNTEVTHTALGIMAGVTIVAGCIGALSGRDVRTIASYNVLIGVGFIVAGLAIGTESALQGVIYYLMHDMVAKAMLFLAVGMMIYVTGETVIDKMSGLIRNYPFFGWLFFIVMCSLAGIPPLSGFLGKVLIGQGAIEGSNFVLLGLGFLSSLIVLYSLLRIFLSSFFGETIISLEDEKPLPKLVMLPLTLLAVCTIGLGIGAESLAPFVTDAAEALYTPSIYIDAVLDGELWQGEVNK, encoded by the coding sequence ATGAGTAATATTATCGTTTTGCCATTAATCGTGCCAGTTATTACAGCTATTTTACTGGTGTTTTTAAAGGAGCATGTATTTTTACAACGTATTATTAGCCTATTAACGCTTAGCTTTATTGTTGTAATTAGTATTATTTTATTGCTGGAAGTACAAGCACAAGGTGTTATGCGTATTGACTTTAGTGGTTGGATACCACCGTTTGGTATTTCCTTTGTGGCAGATTCATTTGCAGTCTTACTGGTGTTAGTTGCCAATCTCGTTGCAGTCATTTGTTTGCTTTATGCTATTTTTACAATGGAGCTAGCCTATGAAAAAATGTATTTTTACCCACTTACATTACTAATGGTTGCCGGTGTTAATGGCTCATTTTTGACAGGGGATATTTTTAATTTATTTGTCTGCTTTGAAGTGATGCTGCTTGCCTCCTATGGGCTGATTAGCTTAGGTGGCGAGAAAATTCAACTGCGTGAGGCATTGAAATATGTCTTAATTAATATTGTAGCATCGTGGATTTTCCTAGTGGCGCTAGCATTCCTATATGGAACTGTTGGTACATTGAATATGGCTCATATTTCGCTTCGGGTGATGGAGGCAGGAGTAAATCCATTGATTACAACGGTGGCACTGATTTTTTTAATTGTCTTTAGTTTAAAAGCTGGACTCTTACTATTCTTTTGGCTACCGGGTTCCTATAGTGTACCTCCAACAGCCGTCGCAGCACTATTCGCAGCACTATTAACAAAGGTAGGGATTTATGCACTTGTACGATCCTTTACATTGCTTTTCCCGAATAATACTGAAGTCACACATACAGCACTTGGTATTATGGCAGGGGTTACAATTGTAGCAGGCTGTATTGGCGCTCTTTCAGGGCGAGATGTCAGGACCATTGCTTCCTATAATGTGCTGATTGGCGTTGGATTTATTGTTGCTGGTTTAGCGATTGGTACAGAATCAGCCTTACAGGGTGTTATCTATTATTTAATGCATGATATGGTTGCAAAGGCTATGTTGTTTTTAGCAGTTGGCATGATGATTTATGTAACTGGAGAAACTGTTATTGATAAAATGAGTGGGCTCATTCGAAATTATCCTTTCTTTGGCTGGTTATTCTTTATTGTGATGTGCTCATTAGCTGGTATACCACCATTAAGTGGCTTTTTAGGGAAAGTTTTAATTGGGCAAGGCGCAATAGAGGGCAGCAATTTTGTTCTATTAGGTCTAGGGTTTTTATCTAGTTTAATTGTTTTGTATTCGCTGTTACGAATTTTCCTATCCTCCTTTTTTGGAGAAACGATTATTAGCTTAGAGGATGAAAAGCCATTGCCAAAGCTTGTGATGCTACCGTTAACACTATTGGCGGTGTGTACAATTGGCTTAGGAATTGGCGCAGAAAGCTTAGCACCTTTTGTAACAGATGCGGCAGAAGCACTTTACACGCCCTCTATTTATATAGATGCGGTATTGGATGGAGAATTATGGCAAGGTGAGGTGAATAAATAA
- a CDS encoding Na+/H+ antiporter subunit E, which produces MAMQFILNLFIATLWLLLQDEVTPQFSTFLMGFIVGMAILYAMHRFYGTQFYLRRVFSIIKLLWLFNWELFLSSYSVLKQIMTPKLNITPGIFTYKTVLKGDWEITALAVLLTLTPGSVVMEVSEEGDVFYIHAMDIEESKDAVIRSIGKFEQAIMEVTR; this is translated from the coding sequence ATGGCGATGCAGTTTATATTAAATTTATTTATCGCAACACTTTGGTTGCTCTTGCAGGATGAGGTAACACCGCAGTTTTCAACATTTTTAATGGGCTTTATTGTAGGTATGGCTATCTTATATGCGATGCATCGCTTTTATGGCACTCAATTTTACTTGCGACGAGTATTTTCCATTATCAAATTACTATGGCTTTTTAATTGGGAGCTGTTTTTATCAAGCTATAGTGTACTCAAACAAATTATGACACCCAAGCTCAATATTACACCAGGTATTTTTACGTATAAAACGGTGTTAAAGGGTGATTGGGAAATTACGGCACTTGCAGTATTACTCACTTTAACACCCGGCTCTGTTGTGATGGAAGTATCTGAAGAGGGCGATGTGTTTTATATTCATGCAATGGATATTGAGGAATCTAAAGACGCTGTCATTCGCTCAATTGGAAAGTTTGAACAAGCAATCATGGAGGTGACACGCTAA
- a CDS encoding Na(+)/H(+) antiporter subunit F1: MLNNILLLALAFFSISIALSLYRVIRGPSMPDRAIALDTIGVNLLSAIAIVSIILKTKAYLEAILILGILAFIGTIAFSKYIERGVIVERKSND, encoded by the coding sequence ATGCTTAACAATATCTTGCTACTGGCTCTTGCTTTCTTTAGTATTTCCATTGCGCTGTCGTTGTATCGTGTTATTCGTGGGCCATCTATGCCTGATAGAGCAATAGCACTTGATACAATTGGTGTTAATCTGCTATCAGCTATTGCAATTGTATCGATTATTTTAAAAACAAAAGCTTATTTAGAGGCCATTCTGATTTTAGGAATATTAGCGTTTATTGGGACGATTGCTTTTAGCAAATATATTGAAAGAGGTGTGATTGTTGAACGTAAATCAAATGATTGA
- a CDS encoding Na+/H+ antiporter subunit G, whose protein sequence is MNVNQMIEWAAVVLILIGSIVSVISAFGMIRLPDVYTRSHAATKSSTLSVLTCLLGTFIYFWVHDGYVSVRLILGILFVFATAPVAGHLVCRAAYRSRVPLAKGSGEDELKPKLFSEEK, encoded by the coding sequence TTGAACGTAAATCAAATGATTGAATGGGCAGCAGTCGTACTTATTTTAATTGGCTCAATCGTCAGTGTGATTAGTGCATTTGGTATGATCCGCCTGCCAGATGTTTATACACGCTCACATGCTGCTACAAAAAGCTCCACATTATCAGTATTAACATGTCTATTAGGTACATTTATTTACTTTTGGGTGCACGATGGCTATGTTAGTGTACGATTAATTTTAGGGATTCTTTTCGTCTTTGCCACAGCACCTGTTGCAGGACATTTAGTATGTCGTGCTGCTTATCGTTCTCGCGTTCCTTTAGCAAAGGGCTCAGGGGAGGACGAGCTAAAGCCAAAGCTATTTTCAGAAGAAAAATAA
- a CDS encoding DNA-binding response regulator gives MLKAIIVDDEILSIHLLESMLKASDSIEVIGTFRNPKDALTNIDILKPDILFLDIEMAEMTGLQLASKIENASHQIDIIFVTAYEQYALEAFNVQATDYILKPIDHDRLLKTIERLSERRYPIKSIMPVEEESSKVIHTLHFHIHLGKVSIGDTVLTLSTKEFQILFFLAQHSQQAFPAAELYRRIWDEDSIGQTQALRVHISNLRKKLDAIPGQPAKIVMARGTGYQLIFQYQS, from the coding sequence TTGCTAAAGGCAATTATTGTAGACGATGAAATTTTGTCCATCCATTTATTAGAATCTATGCTAAAAGCAAGCGACTCCATTGAGGTAATCGGAACCTTTCGGAACCCAAAGGACGCCTTAACAAATATTGATATATTAAAGCCTGATATTTTGTTTTTAGATATTGAAATGGCTGAAATGACTGGCCTTCAACTTGCATCTAAAATAGAGAATGCTTCACATCAAATCGATATTATTTTTGTTACAGCATATGAGCAATATGCTTTAGAAGCATTTAATGTACAAGCTACGGATTATATTTTAAAGCCAATTGACCATGATCGATTATTAAAAACAATTGAACGATTATCTGAACGACGCTACCCTATTAAATCTATAATGCCAGTCGAGGAGGAATCTTCTAAAGTTATTCATACATTGCATTTTCATATACACTTAGGAAAGGTTTCAATTGGCGATACTGTATTAACTTTATCAACAAAGGAATTTCAAATTTTATTCTTTTTAGCACAGCATAGCCAACAAGCCTTTCCAGCCGCTGAGCTATATCGACGTATTTGGGATGAGGATAGTATTGGGCAAACACAGGCATTACGAGTGCATATTAGTAATCTAAGAAAAAAGCTAGATGCGATTCCAGGACAACCAGCTAAGATTGTGATGGCAAGAGGCACTGGCTATCAATTAATTTTTCAATATCAATCATAG
- a CDS encoding hybrid sensor histidine kinase/response regulator, producing the protein MKKLSLLFAIIIGSLLLASVTFYLTQPSSHEPQAVKGVMDLRHHTFHDNAPVKLDGDWAFIPNHLVGGEAFDTYQSYIVDVPSPWTKYTVDGQPLPSFASGTYRLKVLIDDTEEILGIKTSTIRMSNALYINGQRIGHSGEPAEDHSYTPHNTPYTAYFSPDKKELELIVHVANFDYAPGGGIISSIFLGDQHSIAKLREGALFYDLITLAGFLTMFIYFFGSYLYSRLGIEQLYFALFCFASALYTLTHGEKLLLAFVNMSYAPFQSIQMVSSVSVGLFILLYFYRALLTYMNRRVVKVLCIIGILFIFAGMLPTAINSQLQNINSLYVFANIVYIFYVQINAIYKKATGVMYLTLSSLAILLYFIVATLNTNINLELNALPPLLPFICLTMLSLYISHRFADSYLEKGKLTEALIHVDQLKDEFLAKTSHEFQTPLHGIIGISQSMLNDNSKPVLAVEQKEKVTLIFNIAERLSYLVNDILDFSKLKENELTLRITSVDLFAVTHMTVEVLSYTISKDVKIYNHIKRGCFVQADENRLRQILYNLIHNAVKYTNEGKIDITCYEEQGFLVIDIQDTGCGIAPENLKTIFNPFQQLNHSVGGTGLGLHIAKELIERQSGKISVNSIVGQGTIFSIKLLKAQPTMEELPAMPTQTYQQPFLTFPHIVEKIGKKKILIVDDDAVNLKVLIDILTQENYSVIAIDNGQHVFEQLTQHPDIDLLILDIMMPTISGYEVCQQIRQSYTATELPILMLTAAIRPEDMIAAFQSGANDFLHKPLDSVELKTRVRNLILLKDSAGAAIAMETAFLQAQIKPHFVYNVLNSILSLSYLDLEQARAMITNFATFLRNSFAFENANSLVPLEKELSLINAYVDIHRIRYPEQLEWEICMDKPIQCLIPPLLLQPLVENALLHGLKLKKEGGKLQLLIMQEQHMVIFQLIDNGIGISSELLQQIQHGETTPSQGIGIRNISKRLKKFENATIHFESIENKGTTVEIRFPIISIERI; encoded by the coding sequence ATGAAAAAATTATCACTATTATTCGCGATTATTATTGGGTCACTGCTGTTAGCGAGCGTTACCTTTTACTTAACTCAACCTAGCTCGCATGAACCCCAAGCAGTTAAAGGTGTGATGGATTTACGCCATCATACATTTCATGATAATGCCCCTGTTAAATTAGACGGGGATTGGGCATTTATTCCAAATCATTTAGTGGGTGGTGAAGCCTTCGACACCTATCAAAGCTATATTGTTGACGTTCCTTCTCCTTGGACAAAATATACAGTTGATGGACAACCATTACCCTCCTTTGCAAGTGGGACTTATCGCCTTAAAGTTTTAATTGATGATACTGAGGAGATTTTAGGCATTAAAACGAGCACAATACGTATGTCAAACGCCTTGTATATTAATGGACAACGGATTGGACATAGTGGAGAGCCAGCCGAGGATCATAGCTATACCCCACATAATACACCGTATACTGCTTATTTTTCGCCTGATAAAAAAGAGCTGGAATTGATTGTCCATGTAGCCAATTTTGATTATGCACCAGGTGGAGGTATTATAAGTTCCATCTTTTTAGGGGATCAACATAGTATTGCAAAGCTTCGAGAAGGTGCACTATTCTATGACTTAATTACACTAGCAGGATTTTTAACAATGTTTATTTATTTTTTCGGCTCTTATCTGTATTCAAGGTTAGGCATTGAGCAGCTCTATTTTGCTTTATTCTGTTTTGCTAGTGCGCTCTACACGCTTACGCATGGTGAAAAGCTGTTACTAGCCTTTGTTAATATGAGCTATGCACCATTTCAAAGCATACAAATGGTGTCAAGTGTATCTGTAGGTCTCTTTATATTGTTATATTTCTATCGCGCATTACTAACATATATGAATCGTCGAGTTGTAAAAGTATTATGCATTATCGGTATCCTATTTATCTTTGCAGGTATGCTACCAACAGCAATTAATTCACAATTGCAAAATATCAACTCATTATATGTTTTTGCAAATATTGTTTATATTTTCTATGTACAAATTAACGCTATTTATAAGAAAGCCACTGGTGTAATGTATTTAACCTTAAGCTCATTAGCTATTTTACTTTATTTTATCGTTGCTACTTTAAACACCAATATTAACCTTGAACTGAATGCTCTGCCACCATTGCTACCGTTTATTTGCTTAACAATGCTTTCTTTATATATTTCTCACCGTTTTGCAGATTCCTATTTAGAGAAGGGCAAGCTTACAGAGGCACTTATACATGTCGACCAATTAAAAGATGAGTTTCTTGCTAAAACATCTCATGAATTTCAAACACCCTTGCATGGCATTATTGGGATTTCTCAGTCTATGTTAAATGACAATAGTAAGCCTGTCCTAGCTGTGGAACAGAAGGAAAAAGTAACACTTATTTTTAATATCGCTGAACGCCTCTCCTATTTGGTCAACGATATACTTGATTTTTCAAAGTTAAAGGAAAATGAATTAACATTACGGATAACATCTGTGGATTTATTTGCGGTTACACATATGACTGTAGAAGTGTTGTCCTATACGATTAGCAAAGATGTAAAAATATATAACCATATTAAGCGCGGATGCTTTGTCCAAGCTGATGAAAATCGACTTCGGCAAATTTTATATAACTTAATTCATAATGCAGTAAAGTATACAAACGAAGGGAAAATTGATATCACTTGCTATGAGGAACAAGGATTTTTAGTCATTGATATACAAGACACTGGCTGTGGCATTGCACCTGAAAATTTAAAAACCATTTTTAACCCATTCCAGCAATTAAACCATTCAGTTGGTGGTACTGGACTAGGTTTACACATTGCAAAAGAGCTCATAGAACGGCAAAGTGGGAAAATTAGTGTAAATTCTATTGTTGGACAAGGTACAATATTCTCAATCAAACTCCTAAAAGCACAGCCAACAATGGAGGAATTGCCAGCAATGCCTACCCAAACCTATCAGCAACCTTTCCTAACATTCCCACATATTGTTGAAAAAATAGGGAAGAAAAAAATTCTTATTGTAGATGATGATGCTGTTAATTTAAAAGTATTAATTGATATTTTGACACAAGAAAACTACTCCGTTATTGCTATTGATAATGGGCAACATGTTTTTGAACAGCTGACACAGCATCCTGATATTGATTTATTAATTTTAGATATTATGATGCCTACGATTTCTGGATATGAGGTTTGCCAGCAAATTAGACAAAGCTACACAGCTACAGAGCTACCTATTTTAATGCTGACAGCAGCGATTCGTCCAGAAGATATGATTGCAGCCTTTCAATCAGGAGCGAATGATTTTTTACATAAGCCTCTTGATAGCGTGGAGCTAAAGACACGTGTACGCAATCTTATTTTATTAAAGGATTCAGCTGGGGCAGCAATTGCTATGGAAACTGCTTTTTTACAAGCCCAAATTAAACCGCATTTTGTTTACAATGTATTAAATTCAATTTTATCACTTAGCTATTTAGATTTGGAGCAGGCACGGGCGATGATTACAAACTTTGCTACTTTTTTACGCAATAGCTTTGCCTTTGAAAATGCCAATAGCCTTGTGCCTTTAGAAAAAGAGCTTAGTCTTATTAATGCGTATGTAGATATTCATCGTATCCGATATCCTGAGCAATTAGAATGGGAAATTTGTATGGATAAGCCTATTCAATGTCTTATTCCACCGCTTCTGCTTCAACCATTAGTGGAAAATGCCCTGCTTCACGGGTTAAAGCTCAAAAAAGAGGGTGGCAAGCTACAATTATTGATAATGCAGGAGCAGCATATGGTAATTTTTCAGCTTATAGACAATGGTATTGGCATATCTTCTGAGCTTTTACAACAAATTCAGCATGGTGAAACAACCCCTAGTCAAGGTATTGGTATTCGCAATATTTCTAAACGATTGAAAAAATTTGAAAATGCTACTATCCATTTTGAAAGCATTGAAAATAAAGGAACAACCGTTGAAATTCGTTTTCCAATTATTTCGATAGAAAGGATTTGA
- a CDS encoding leucine-rich repeat protein — protein sequence MIKKWSSIFIIAVFIWSQLGLLSPKADSGFLTETNPDGLTITGYAGLIPDGDLVIPRTLWDGGVEKSVTAIKESAFSNKQLTSLTFEPASELVEIGEGAFAGNALGSVQIPSSVQKIGNVAFSVSQLTSLTFEPGSELVEIGIGAFTGNTLGNVQIPSSVQKIGDNAFMFNQLTSLTFESPSNLEEIGATAFQLNELTTVTIPSSVQKIGNGAFQQNKLTSVNFEPASNLIEIGHNAFSSMMLTGEWNNIVSITIPASVTKIGESAFFGNKLTTIIFEEGSHLEKIETSAFVGNELESITFPSSIKMIGHSAFVLNKLKTIEFKQPLNPPVTVDVSAFNFQDNNMSIQWFINGNIQTPWDQQTVTTALKIYSTPQTTHEVTFETNGGSPVNTEVVIAGELVMKPADPIQDGYIFDGWYREDLQTLWNFATDTVTEPITLHAKWAAASPFTTSNNSDGTVTITGYNGTVPTDLVIPAEINNKPVTIIGMTAFMQKGLTSVVIPEGVKKIQTSAFSGNQLTNVVIPSTVEEIESTAFKGNKLEQVEFKGNVSSVDGSAFSSQAFATFTGWYTDRTMQPSALWNGTVPQAMTIYSTGIPGYTVTFNTNGGSIVAPKFVTSGEGIATPTAPTRAGYTFAGWYKDSLLQTAWNFATDKVTANTTLYAKWNAVSTPNPPPSNSGSTSSTPAPSNQITVDVVDASNPNAVLVKTVITRESTGGVVKDTVNFTSANARESIEKLVNQENKKSRIVIPDMEQQVSETTVGIAREAAQLLTEGQTGLGIDMETVKMDIPATSLANLASDIYFRVVPVKAQTTQQQLEERAKAEASVQQLTNNATITLLGQPMTIETNMQNRPVTLTLPLPKDVTQEQLDNLAVYIEHSDGTKEVVRGQVVDFKEGTKGIQFDVTKFSTFSILYAPVKKEQPTEEVEIEDEIVVEEPIFIPYIKGYPDGTFRPNTAVTRAQMASMLARYLTDNAIPEATASFTDTTKHEAKDAIEYVHMQGMMKGYNNHLFGPNDAITRAQMAVIAVRWIDQQCEADSTDSPYCNNNRHQITYTDVASQNWAAEEIERISQMDIMTGIGENQFAPNDILTRAQAVKVLNRLLNHPVTEKVEAPLFTDVTVKHWAFYEIQAAAIKK from the coding sequence ATGATAAAAAAATGGAGTAGTATCTTCATTATTGCGGTATTTATTTGGTCACAGCTAGGGCTGCTATCCCCAAAGGCTGATAGCGGTTTTCTAACGGAAACAAATCCAGATGGTTTAACTATTACTGGGTATGCGGGATTAATCCCAGACGGGGACTTAGTTATTCCACGCACTTTATGGGATGGGGGTGTTGAAAAAAGCGTAACAGCAATAAAAGAGTCCGCTTTTTCAAATAAGCAATTAACATCCTTAACATTTGAGCCAGCGTCCGAGTTAGTAGAGATAGGGGAAGGAGCTTTTGCTGGCAATGCATTAGGGAGTGTCCAAATCCCTTCTTCCGTTCAAAAGATAGGGAATGTTGCCTTTTCAGTTAGTCAACTAACCTCTTTAACATTTGAACCAGGGTCTGAGTTAGTAGAAATAGGAATTGGAGCTTTTACTGGCAATACATTAGGGAATGTTCAAATCCCCTCTTCCGTTCAAAAGATAGGCGACAATGCCTTTATGTTCAATCAACTAACGTCCTTAACGTTTGAGTCACCTTCTAATTTGGAGGAAATAGGGGCAACTGCTTTTCAACTAAATGAACTAACAACCGTTACCATTCCTTCTTCTGTTCAAAAAATAGGTAATGGTGCCTTTCAACAAAATAAACTAACATCAGTAAATTTTGAACCAGCATCTAACTTAATTGAGATAGGGCATAACGCTTTTTCGTCTATGATGCTGACTGGAGAATGGAACAATATAGTATCTATTACTATTCCCGCAAGTGTAACAAAAATAGGCGAGTCAGCATTTTTTGGGAATAAACTAACAACAATTATATTTGAAGAGGGAAGTCATCTTGAGAAAATAGAAACGAGTGCATTTGTAGGAAATGAGCTAGAGAGTATTACGTTCCCATCCAGTATAAAAATGATTGGTCATTCAGCATTTGTACTTAATAAATTAAAAACAATTGAATTTAAACAACCACTAAATCCGCCAGTAACAGTCGATGTTAGTGCATTTAATTTCCAAGATAATAACATGAGTATTCAGTGGTTTATAAATGGCAATATCCAAACTCCTTGGGATCAGCAAACTGTAACAACTGCACTAAAAATTTATTCTACACCGCAAACAACACATGAAGTAACCTTTGAAACAAATGGCGGAAGTCCGGTGAACACGGAGGTTGTAATAGCTGGAGAGCTTGTCATGAAGCCAGCAGACCCAATACAAGATGGCTATATATTTGATGGCTGGTATCGTGAGGACTTACAAACGTTATGGAACTTTGCAACAGATACAGTGACAGAGCCAATAACGCTACATGCAAAATGGGCAGCAGCAAGCCCATTTACCACTTCTAACAATAGTGATGGCACTGTAACGATTACAGGCTATAATGGCACTGTACCAACAGATTTAGTGATTCCTGCTGAAATTAATAATAAGCCCGTGACGATTATTGGGATGACTGCTTTTATGCAAAAGGGTTTAACAAGCGTCGTTATCCCAGAAGGTGTTAAAAAGATTCAAACATCTGCTTTTTCAGGGAATCAGTTAACAAATGTAGTGATTCCGTCCACAGTGGAGGAGATTGAAAGCACAGCATTTAAAGGCAATAAATTAGAGCAAGTCGAGTTTAAGGGGAACGTGAGTAGTGTAGATGGTTCAGCCTTTTCTAGCCAAGCATTCGCTACATTTACAGGTTGGTACACAGACCGCACTATGCAACCATCTGCACTATGGAATGGAACTGTACCACAGGCAATGACAATTTATTCGACAGGTATTCCTGGATATACGGTGACATTTAATACAAATGGCGGAAGCATAGTTGCGCCGAAATTTGTAACATCAGGTGAAGGCATTGCAACACCAACAGCACCGACAAGAGCAGGCTATACATTTGCAGGCTGGTACAAGGATAGTCTATTACAAACAGCTTGGAATTTTGCAACAGATAAGGTGACAGCCAATACAACGCTTTATGCGAAATGGAATGCTGTATCAACACCAAATCCACCACCATCTAATTCAGGTTCAACTTCATCTACACCTGCTCCATCTAATCAAATCACGGTGGATGTAGTGGATGCAAGTAACCCAAATGCGGTATTAGTGAAAACGGTTATTACACGTGAAAGTACTGGTGGTGTTGTAAAGGATACAGTGAACTTTACGTCTGCGAATGCAAGAGAGTCGATAGAAAAACTAGTGAATCAAGAAAATAAAAAATCACGTATTGTTATTCCAGATATGGAGCAACAAGTAAGTGAAACAACCGTGGGAATTGCAAGAGAAGCAGCACAGCTATTAACAGAGGGGCAAACAGGCTTAGGGATCGATATGGAAACAGTAAAAATGGATATCCCAGCTACCTCTCTAGCAAATTTAGCAAGCGATATTTATTTCCGTGTAGTGCCAGTCAAAGCACAGACAACACAGCAACAGCTAGAGGAGCGAGCTAAAGCAGAGGCGAGTGTCCAGCAGTTAACGAACAATGCAACCATCACATTACTTGGGCAGCCAATGACTATCGAAACCAATATGCAAAATCGTCCTGTCACGTTAACATTGCCTCTACCAAAAGATGTGACGCAGGAGCAATTAGATAATTTAGCGGTGTATATTGAGCATAGTGATGGCACAAAAGAGGTGGTACGTGGGCAAGTAGTGGATTTCAAAGAAGGGACAAAGGGAATCCAATTTGATGTCACAAAATTCTCGACGTTCTCGATTTTATACGCACCTGTGAAAAAGGAGCAGCCAACAGAGGAAGTGGAAATTGAAGATGAAATCGTGGTAGAGGAACCTATTTTTATACCATATATTAAAGGCTACCCAGACGGTACATTCCGCCCGAATACAGCCGTTACACGTGCGCAAATGGCAAGTATGTTAGCTCGTTACCTAACAGATAACGCTATTCCAGAAGCAACAGCGAGTTTTACAGATACAACAAAGCATGAGGCGAAGGATGCTATCGAATATGTACACATGCAAGGCATGATGAAGGGGTATAACAATCATTTATTTGGACCTAATGATGCCATTACACGTGCACAAATGGCGGTTATTGCTGTACGCTGGATTGACCAGCAGTGTGAGGCTGACTCTACAGATAGCCCTTACTGTAATAACAATAGACATCAAATAACGTATACAGATGTAGCCTCCCAAAATTGGGCTGCCGAGGAAATTGAGCGCATTAGTCAAATGGACATTATGACTGGCATAGGGGAAAATCAATTTGCCCCGAATGATATACTAACGCGGGCGCAAGCTGTAAAGGTGCTGAATCGTTTATTGAACCATCCAGTAACAGAGAAAGTCGAAGCCCCGCTATTTACAGATGTTACAGTTAAACATTGGGCATTCTATGAAATACAAGCAGCTGCAATAAAAAAATAA